A genomic segment from Chloroflexota bacterium encodes:
- a CDS encoding DUF4386 domain-containing protein, whose translation MNTKSSPHETNRTTATIVGVLYIIGTVSGILSVVFTQSILTDPDYLRQVAVHENQIIIGLLFVLTMALALAMVPVMLFPILKKYNEVLALGYLIFRGALETVAYIAMIVTRLFLIIVSQQSTGAGTQASYFQTLGAVLQSGHDSINTLLIIVFSLDALMLYSVFYQSKLIPRWISIWGLIAIVMHVSTAFLILFRVVAPGMSPVIFVINFPILVQEMVMAVWLIVKGFNPAAIASLLKET comes from the coding sequence ATGAACACCAAATCAAGTCCCCATGAGACAAACAGAACGACCGCAACAATTGTGGGCGTGCTGTACATTATTGGGACGGTTTCAGGTATTCTCAGCGTGGTTTTCACACAATCCATTCTAACGGATCCGGATTATCTGCGCCAAGTCGCTGTCCATGAAAATCAAATCATCATCGGACTCCTCTTTGTATTGACGATGGCATTGGCATTGGCGATGGTTCCGGTGATGCTGTTCCCAATCTTAAAAAAATACAATGAAGTCCTGGCTCTCGGGTATCTTATCTTTCGGGGGGCACTTGAAACGGTTGCCTATATTGCCATGATAGTCACACGACTATTCCTAATCATTGTTAGTCAGCAATCTACAGGGGCGGGAACTCAAGCTTCATATTTTCAAACCTTGGGCGCGGTACTCCAATCCGGACATGATTCGATCAATACTCTGTTGATCATCGTTTTCAGTTTGGATGCGCTAATGCTTTACAGCGTCTTCTATCAATCCAAACTCATCCCGCGCTGGATATCCATTTGGGGCTTGATCGCGATTGTGATGCACGTGAGCACCGCCTTTTTGATTTTGTTCCGCGTCGTCGCGCCTGGTATGTCGCCGGTTATTTTCGTGATCAACTTTCCCATCCTCGTTCAAGAAATGGTGATGGCGGTCTGGTTGATCGTAAAAGGATTCAATCCGGCGGCAATCGCAAGTCTGCTTAAAGAGACGTAA
- a CDS encoding NAD(P)-dependent alcohol dehydrogenase, translating into MKAVVYKKFGSPDVLELKEIEKPTPKDQEVSVKIHATTVTIGDTIMRSFNLPNISGWQKFMARLILGWRKPKHPILGMELAGEIESVGKKVTRFKPGDPVFASTFAVNFGGHAEYKCLPENGVIAIKSANLTYDQAAAVPGAGQTALQCLKKGKIRRGQKILIYGASGAVGTYAVQIASRHFGAEVTGVCSGANLELVKSLGANQVMDYTRQDFTQSGERYDVIFDAVGKLSPAQGKKALKPGGVYLNVHADSDGGDNLENLLALKGLVEAGKLKPVIDRVYPLEQIVEAHRYVEQGHKKGNVVITLEEHS; encoded by the coding sequence ATGAAAGCAGTCGTGTACAAAAAGTTTGGTTCGCCAGATGTTCTCGAACTCAAAGAGATCGAGAAACCAACGCCGAAGGATCAAGAGGTGTCAGTCAAAATTCATGCCACCACCGTCACCATCGGCGACACGATCATGCGGAGTTTCAATCTACCGAACATCTCTGGCTGGCAGAAATTCATGGCGCGTCTGATCCTGGGATGGCGCAAACCCAAACATCCGATCCTGGGAATGGAACTCGCCGGAGAAATTGAGTCCGTGGGGAAAAAAGTGACGCGCTTTAAACCGGGCGACCCAGTTTTCGCGTCCACCTTCGCCGTGAATTTTGGTGGGCATGCCGAGTACAAATGCCTGCCCGAAAACGGGGTGATCGCGATCAAATCAGCAAACCTCACTTACGACCAAGCCGCCGCCGTCCCAGGCGCGGGGCAGACGGCTCTGCAATGTCTCAAAAAGGGAAAAATCCGGCGCGGACAAAAAATTCTGATCTATGGCGCGTCCGGCGCGGTCGGCACGTATGCAGTGCAGATTGCCAGCCGCCACTTTGGGGCGGAAGTGACCGGCGTATGCAGTGGCGCAAACCTGGAACTGGTGAAATCGCTGGGAGCGAACCAGGTGATGGATTATACCCGGCAGGATTTCACGCAAAGCGGCGAGAGGTACGATGTGATTTTCGACGCGGTTGGTAAACTTTCACCAGCGCAGGGAAAAAAGGCGCTCAAGCCGGGCGGCGTCTACCTCAACGTCCATGCCGACTCGGACGGCGGCGATAATCTCGAAAACCTACTCGCGCTCAAAGGATTGGTCGAGGCGGGCAAGCTCAAACCGGTTATTGACCGGGTTTATCCGTTGGAACAAATTGTCGAGGCGCATCGCTATGTTGAGCAAGGGCATAAAAAAGGCAATGTGGTCATCACTTTGGAGGAACACTCATGA
- a CDS encoding (Fe-S)-binding protein: MWLEENTGTHINNKRVEYVIAVNAQTVVSACPFCMTMLDDGAKALSVDEKIARKDIAELVAESLERE, encoded by the coding sequence ATGTGGCTTGAAGAAAACACTGGGACGCACATCAACAACAAACGCGTCGAGTATGTGATTGCAGTGAACGCGCAAACGGTCGTGTCCGCGTGTCCGTTCTGCATGACGATGCTCGACGATGGCGCGAAGGCGTTGAGCGTGGACGAAAAGATCGCGCGCAAGGATATTGCGGAGTTGGTGGCGGAAAGTTTGGAACGCGAATAA
- a CDS encoding cation-translocating P-type ATPase produces the protein MTETVELAIRGMDCAECAVHVEERIGKIAGVASVKVFLTAERGVVSFDSERAEPAAFVRAIEELGYRVESPNATRQVEARQKIGELAGAARFAFVAVVAVLALASLLVERLGLFNRIVEQIPTPVFGLAVLVGGLPIFRSALAGVRARQINADLLMSIAIGAACVIGEFLSAALIVFFMSVAHFLEHFTTEKSRAAIRHLVALAPKTARVLRDGAEIEMPIEALTVGDVIVVRPGERLPADGQVIVGASAVDQSPITGESLPVDKRAGDGVYAASINQRGALQVRVTRVGRDSMLGKIVRLVEEAEAAKAPVQKFADRYSMIYLPVVLGVAFLTFLITRNPVNAIAVLLVACPCAIALATPLAVVAGVGRAASRGILIKGGLYLEALARVDTLVMDKTGTLTFGRPKVTDVEMAEGRWQIADLDKSKIEIQKSKILRLAASAEKFSEHPLASAILDEANARGIAIESPESFEVMAGQGVVARWNSHAITFGNRRLMDEQGIALDDALAQRADELERAGKTVMVLSDNHHVSGLIAVADVVREEAPQAMEELRRIGIHRMILLTGDNARVAAALAQQLGVEYRAEMLPEDKIAFVRELQSAGHRVAMIGDGINDAPALAQADVGIAMGVAGTDVAMDAAHVALMTDDWAHIPVAIRLARRTFRTIQQNIAFGLLFNVVGLSLASLGVLTPVMAAAAQSFPDVAVFVNSSRLLKSE, from the coding sequence ATGACAGAAACAGTGGAACTAGCCATTCGCGGAATGGATTGTGCGGAATGTGCGGTGCACGTCGAAGAACGCATCGGCAAGATTGCCGGCGTTGCTTCGGTCAAGGTGTTCTTGACGGCGGAACGCGGCGTGGTCTCGTTCGATTCGGAGCGTGCGGAACCCGCCGCGTTCGTTCGCGCGATTGAGGAACTGGGTTATCGCGTCGAGTCGCCGAATGCGACGCGGCAGGTCGAGGCGCGACAAAAGATCGGCGAACTTGCCGGCGCGGCGCGCTTTGCGTTTGTCGCGGTCGTCGCGGTGTTGGCGCTCGCGAGTTTGCTGGTCGAGCGGCTGGGTCTGTTCAATCGCATTGTCGAACAGATTCCCACGCCGGTGTTCGGGCTGGCGGTACTCGTCGGCGGTTTGCCGATTTTTCGCAGTGCGCTCGCCGGTGTCCGCGCGCGGCAGATCAACGCGGATTTGTTGATGAGCATCGCGATTGGCGCGGCGTGCGTGATCGGGGAATTTCTCTCCGCCGCGCTCATCGTGTTCTTTATGAGCGTCGCGCATTTCCTCGAACACTTCACGACCGAAAAATCGCGTGCGGCGATTCGACACTTGGTCGCGCTCGCGCCAAAGACCGCGCGCGTGTTGCGCGACGGCGCGGAAATCGAAATGCCGATTGAAGCGTTAACCGTCGGCGATGTGATCGTCGTGCGACCGGGCGAACGTTTGCCGGCGGACGGGCAAGTGATTGTCGGTGCGAGCGCGGTGGACCAATCGCCCATCACCGGCGAATCGTTGCCGGTGGACAAGCGCGCCGGGGATGGCGTGTACGCCGCGAGTATCAATCAACGCGGCGCGCTCCAGGTGCGCGTGACGCGCGTCGGGCGCGATTCGATGCTCGGCAAGATCGTTCGCTTGGTCGAAGAAGCCGAAGCCGCCAAAGCGCCAGTCCAAAAATTCGCCGACCGATACAGCATGATTTATTTGCCCGTCGTCCTTGGCGTTGCGTTCCTTACTTTTCTCATCACGCGCAATCCGGTAAACGCGATTGCCGTCCTTCTCGTCGCGTGTCCGTGCGCGATTGCGTTGGCGACTCCGCTTGCCGTCGTTGCGGGCGTCGGTCGCGCGGCGAGTCGCGGCATTCTCATCAAAGGTGGTTTGTATCTCGAAGCGTTGGCGCGTGTGGACACGTTGGTGATGGACAAGACCGGCACGTTGACGTTTGGACGACCGAAAGTTACCGACGTGGAGATGGCAGAGGGCAGATGGCAGATCGCGGATTTGGATAAATCGAAAATCGAAATTCAGAAATCGAAAATTCTCCGGCTTGCCGCGAGCGCGGAAAAATTCTCCGAGCATCCGCTCGCGTCCGCGATTTTGGACGAGGCGAACGCGCGCGGCATCGCGATTGAATCGCCCGAATCGTTCGAGGTGATGGCGGGGCAAGGTGTCGTTGCGCGCTGGAACAGTCACGCGATTACGTTTGGCAATCGCCGACTCATGGATGAGCAGGGGATCGCGCTCGACGACGCGCTCGCGCAACGCGCGGACGAATTGGAACGCGCCGGCAAGACGGTGATGGTTCTGTCCGACAATCATCACGTCAGCGGTTTGATCGCGGTGGCGGATGTGGTGCGCGAAGAGGCGCCGCAAGCGATGGAGGAACTCCGGCGCATCGGCATTCACCGGATGATCTTGCTCACCGGCGATAATGCGCGCGTCGCGGCGGCGCTCGCGCAACAACTGGGGGTCGAGTATCGCGCCGAGATGTTGCCCGAAGACAAAATCGCGTTCGTGCGCGAACTCCAATCTGCCGGACATCGCGTCGCGATGATCGGCGATGGAATCAACGATGCGCCCGCGCTCGCGCAAGCGGATGTCGGCATCGCGATGGGCGTGGCGGGAACCGACGTCGCGATGGACGCGGCGCACGTCGCGCTGATGACGGATGACTGGGCGCACATCCCCGTCGCGATTCGATTGGCGCGCCGGACGTTTCGCACGATTCAACAAAACATCGCGTTCGGTTTGTTGTTCAACGTTGTGGGCTTGTCGCTCGCCTCGCTCGGCGTGTTGACGCCGGTGATGGCGGCGGCAGCGCAATCGTTTCCCGACGTCGCGGTCTTTGTGAACTCGTCTCG
- a CDS encoding NAD(P)H-binding protein: protein MKKVCIVGASGKLGQYMVQHALDRGYEVVGVCRERSVSKLDTFKARITIIPGATNDRAVIKQAVAGCDGVLTVLVPWGNQHYSTGTAQAVLDYAQPGARLIFSCGWHITRDGKDVYPPSLKREEKIARWLTRIVPFIDLDDQVEACRRIFASDTRWTVVRGSDLEEGVSQGLPVWSKHVGDPILASNMTRRVDYALFMVDALENDELVHQAPAIVGCQTPSARAVQTHA, encoded by the coding sequence ATGAAAAAAGTTTGTATCGTAGGTGCTTCTGGAAAACTTGGGCAGTACATGGTGCAACACGCGCTTGACCGGGGCTATGAGGTAGTTGGTGTGTGTCGCGAACGCAGTGTGAGCAAGCTCGACACATTCAAAGCGCGCATTACGATCATTCCCGGCGCGACGAACGACCGCGCGGTGATCAAGCAAGCAGTCGCCGGGTGTGATGGAGTGCTCACGGTGCTGGTGCCGTGGGGCAATCAGCATTACTCGACCGGGACCGCGCAAGCCGTACTCGATTACGCACAACCTGGCGCGCGCCTCATTTTTTCTTGCGGCTGGCACATCACACGCGATGGCAAAGACGTGTACCCGCCATCGTTAAAAAGAGAGGAAAAGATCGCCCGCTGGCTCACACGGATTGTTCCCTTCATTGATCTTGATGATCAGGTAGAAGCGTGCCGGCGGATTTTTGCCAGCGACACCCGGTGGACGGTCGTGCGTGGGAGCGACCTTGAAGAGGGCGTGAGCCAGGGATTGCCGGTGTGGAGCAAGCATGTGGGCGATCCAATTCTTGCGAGCAACATGACGCGCCGCGTGGACTATGCGCTGTTCATGGTAGATGCGCTTGAGAATGACGAACTCGTTCACCAAGCGCCGGCAATCGTCGGTTGCCAAACTCCTTCGGCGCGCGCTGTACAAACGCACGCCTAA
- a CDS encoding helix-turn-helix transcriptional regulator yields the protein MRKRADVCDVLYVSTAQVKRAGKHMPAIDRVMQAAEIFAALGDPTRVRIIAALAQAELCVCDLAALLEMTVSAVSHQLRVLRHLGLVKYRKEGRLAFYTVEDEHASELLTQVLDHLQHTRP from the coding sequence ATGCGTAAACGAGCCGATGTCTGCGACGTGCTGTACGTGAGTACCGCGCAGGTCAAGCGCGCGGGCAAACACATGCCGGCAATAGACCGCGTCATGCAAGCCGCGGAAATCTTCGCCGCGCTGGGCGATCCGACGCGCGTGCGGATCATCGCCGCGTTGGCGCAAGCCGAGCTGTGCGTGTGCGACCTTGCCGCGCTGTTAGAGATGACGGTCTCCGCGGTATCGCATCAACTGCGGGTGCTTCGTCACCTGGGTCTGGTCAAGTATCGCAAAGAAGGACGCCTGGCGTTTTATACTGTCGAGGATGAACATGCCAGCGAGTTATTGACGCAAGTGCTCGATCACCTCCAGCACACGCGTCCTTGA
- a CDS encoding C-GCAxxG-C-C family protein, with translation MGVVDRSFDQPLKLEECAVMQLAGGIMGNGYQCGMLWGGALAAGAQAYRLYGAGARAEVEALLASQKLVEAFHTRAKEINCAEITEMEWKKPSKGQVVKFLAKGGPIGCFRLAADYAQIAFDTINHTLGEKQINMPTQPVSCAAMLAQKMGVSEMHVVMAAGLAGGIGLSGGACGVLGAAIWFKGINTLKNGGKQSFNLTAPSAELEKFLTASDYEFECAKIVGRKFENVADHASYVRDGGCAKIIQELAACLATQI, from the coding sequence ATGGGGGTCGTTGACCGCTCATTCGATCAGCCGTTGAAACTTGAAGAGTGCGCCGTTATGCAATTAGCCGGCGGAATAATGGGTAACGGCTATCAATGTGGAATGTTGTGGGGCGGAGCACTCGCCGCCGGCGCGCAAGCATATCGGCTTTATGGCGCGGGCGCGCGCGCAGAAGTTGAGGCATTGCTGGCATCGCAAAAACTTGTCGAAGCGTTTCACACGCGCGCTAAAGAAATCAATTGCGCTGAAATCACCGAGATGGAATGGAAGAAACCATCCAAAGGTCAGGTGGTCAAGTTTCTCGCCAAAGGCGGACCGATTGGTTGTTTTCGTTTGGCGGCGGATTACGCGCAGATTGCATTCGATACGATTAACCACACGCTTGGCGAAAAGCAGATCAATATGCCAACTCAGCCGGTCAGTTGCGCGGCAATGCTGGCGCAGAAGATGGGCGTATCAGAAATGCACGTGGTCATGGCGGCAGGACTTGCCGGTGGCATCGGTCTAAGCGGTGGCGCGTGTGGCGTATTGGGCGCCGCAATTTGGTTCAAAGGAATCAACACGCTCAAGAATGGCGGCAAACAAAGTTTCAATCTCACGGCTCCTTCAGCCGAGTTGGAAAAATTCCTGACGGCTTCCGACTATGAATTCGAATGTGCCAAAATCGTTGGGCGCAAGTTTGAGAATGTAGCCGACCACGCGAGTTATGTGCGCGATGGTGGTTGTGCGAAAATCATACAAGAACTCGCCGCGTGTTTGGCAACACAAATATAA
- a CDS encoding aminotransferase class I/II-fold pyridoxal phosphate-dependent enzyme, whose product MQIAPFKLERYFAEYEFKAQYLLCPSDCESLSLLELLQMADPDGLALWENLGLGYTETPGHPLLRAEVARMYETMTPDDVLIAAPEEAIFIAMHTLLKPGDHVVAISPAYQSLSEIAHAIGGDVTPWSFELRDNHWQLDLDQLARLLTERTRLIVLNFPHNPTGYLPTRDELDTMVDLARQRGAHIFSDEMYRLLEYDPARRLPAMCDLYEKGISLSGLSKTFALPGLRIGWLATRERAILDACQRFKDYTTICNSAPSEILGIIALRAKEKIIARNLTIIHNNLEIAAQFFAEHANRFTWLKPHAGSVAFPRWIGGTSVEQFCADMRERQSVMIVPGSIFDFPGDHFRVGLGRRNFVEAIERVAEYLQMW is encoded by the coding sequence ATGCAAATCGCGCCGTTCAAACTCGAACGCTATTTTGCCGAGTACGAATTCAAGGCACAGTACCTGCTCTGCCCATCCGATTGCGAGAGTTTATCTCTGCTCGAACTGCTTCAGATGGCGGACCCGGATGGTCTCGCGTTGTGGGAAAACCTGGGTCTGGGGTACACCGAAACGCCGGGACATCCACTCTTGCGCGCTGAGGTTGCGCGGATGTACGAAACGATGACGCCGGACGATGTGCTGATCGCCGCGCCGGAAGAAGCGATTTTTATCGCGATGCACACCTTGCTCAAGCCGGGCGATCATGTCGTCGCGATTTCTCCGGCGTACCAATCGCTGTCCGAAATCGCGCACGCCATCGGTGGCGATGTCACGCCTTGGTCATTTGAATTGCGCGATAACCACTGGCAGCTCGACCTCGATCAGTTGGCGCGCTTGCTCACCGAGCGCACTCGCTTGATCGTCCTCAACTTTCCGCACAATCCCACCGGCTATTTGCCGACACGCGACGAGCTGGACACGATGGTGGATTTGGCGCGGCAACGTGGCGCGCACATTTTCAGCGACGAAATGTACCGCTTGCTCGAATACGATCCGGCGCGCCGCTTGCCGGCGATGTGCGATCTGTACGAGAAAGGCATTTCATTGTCCGGCTTGTCCAAGACCTTCGCGCTGCCCGGTCTCCGCATCGGCTGGCTCGCCACGCGCGAGCGCGCGATTCTGGACGCGTGTCAACGTTTCAAGGATTACACGACGATCTGCAACAGCGCGCCAAGCGAAATTCTGGGCATCATCGCGCTACGCGCCAAAGAAAAAATCATCGCGCGCAATCTCACCATCATTCACAATAATCTAGAAATCGCCGCACAGTTTTTCGCCGAGCACGCGAATCGCTTTACCTGGCTCAAGCCGCACGCCGGTTCCGTTGCGTTTCCGCGCTGGATTGGCGGAACGTCGGTCGAACAATTTTGTGCAGACATGCGCGAACGACAAAGTGTGATGATCGTCCCAGGAAGCATTTTTGATTTTCCCGGCGATCATTTTCGGGTGGGATTGGGACGGAGAAATTTCGTGGAGGCGATTGAGCGGGTAGCAGAGTATTTGCAAATGTGGTAA
- a CDS encoding methyltransferase domain-containing protein produces the protein MSTNDYVHGYSGRESDRLLDQANTLAELLHHDTIYPADSQVLEAGCGVGAQTIILAQQSPQAHFTSVDVSPESVETARARVAQQGLTNVTFRTEDIFDLPFDANSFDHIFVCFVLEHLRQPLEALARLKVVVKPGGTLTVIEGDHASAYFYPESPFAQQTIDCLVKIQASMGGNALIGRQLYPLLKRAGFKNIRVTPRQVYADSSRPEWVEGFTKNTFTAMVNGAREQALKQGLLDLETWERGIADLHATAGEDGTFSYTFFKGVAVK, from the coding sequence ATGAGCACAAACGACTATGTTCACGGGTATTCTGGGCGAGAAAGCGACCGTTTGCTCGACCAAGCGAACACACTCGCCGAATTATTGCATCACGACACAATCTATCCGGCAGATAGCCAAGTGTTGGAAGCCGGCTGTGGGGTCGGCGCGCAAACGATTATCCTGGCTCAGCAGAGTCCTCAGGCGCATTTCACATCGGTTGATGTTTCGCCCGAGTCCGTCGAAACAGCGCGGGCACGCGTCGCGCAACAAGGTTTGACAAATGTCACCTTTCGTACGGAAGATATTTTCGATCTCCCATTTGATGCAAACAGTTTTGATCACATCTTTGTTTGCTTTGTGTTGGAACATCTGCGGCAACCGCTCGAAGCGTTGGCGCGATTGAAGGTTGTCGTGAAACCTGGGGGGACGCTCACCGTCATCGAAGGCGATCATGCGTCCGCCTATTTTTATCCAGAGAGTCCATTCGCGCAGCAAACGATTGATTGTTTGGTCAAGATTCAAGCGAGCATGGGCGGCAATGCGTTGATCGGCAGACAACTCTATCCCTTGCTCAAACGCGCGGGATTCAAAAACATTCGCGTCACGCCGCGCCAGGTCTATGCCGATTCGAGCAGACCCGAATGGGTTGAAGGATTTACCAAGAATACATTCACCGCGATGGTCAATGGCGCACGAGAGCAGGCGCTCAAACAGGGATTGCTCGATCTTGAGACCTGGGAACGCGGCATCGCCGATTTGCACGCGACCGCCGGCGAAGATGGAACGTTCAGCTACACCTTTTTCAAAGGCGTCGCGGTCAAGTAG
- a CDS encoding LuxR family transcriptional regulator translates to MSTPVLATKLYIPPPRPKVVLRPRLIERLNAGLSSGCKLTLISAPAGFGKTALVSEWVAGCERPVAWLSLDEGDSDSTRFLTYLIVALQTIMANIGAGVLGVLQAPQPPSIEANLTALLNEITTIPRAGNFILVLDDYHAIDAKSIDNALIFLIEHLPPQMHLVIATREDPHLPLARLRARDQLIELRAADLRFTSIEAAGFLNQVMGLSLSAENIAALETRTEGWIAGLQLAALSMQGHQDTTGFIKSFTGSHRFVLDYLLAEVLQRQSESVQFFLLRTSILDRICGSLCDAVLRDSAVAGQATLEYLERANLFIVPLDNERHWYRYHHLFGDLLRKRLGSSLAPEGNAELHIRASEWYENNGLAFEAFRHATAAKDVERATRLIEGERMPLHFPGAVNTILDWLNALPRQVLDARPALWWRSAALSLIVGITTGVQEKLQSAENGLQGAEPTDKTRNLIGRIATARATLALTRYETETILVQSKRALEYLDADNLSDRTSAYWTQSIAYFFQGERAAARDAVNNALTLAQASASNFALLLATSTLATLQEIENELARAAETYRRALQLAGNPPLAFASGAHLGLAHIFYEWNDLDAAQHHGENSLNLARQYDRVIDRFIISQVFLARLKLAQGDVDGAAAMLAQSEQSARQENFLLRLPEIATAQVPVLLRQGQVATAAQLALQYELPLSQVRVLIAQNDPSAALAVLEPFRQKMEAKGWADERLRAMVLQAIALYAHGEKDKAMQVLGDALALAEPGGLIRLFVDEGEPMRLMILDFRICIEKQSRGGDNKQVDYIEKLLSAFPQPESKIENRKSKILVEPLSARELEVLKLIAQGLSNREISERLFLALSTIKGHSRIIFDKLQVRNRTEAVARGRALGLL, encoded by the coding sequence ATGTCTACGCCAGTTCTAGCCACCAAACTTTATATCCCCCCACCGCGTCCTAAAGTTGTCCTCCGCCCCCGCTTGATCGAGCGGCTGAACGCAGGTCTCTCTTCGGGTTGCAAGTTGACCCTCATCTCGGCTCCTGCCGGTTTTGGCAAAACCGCGTTGGTCAGCGAATGGGTCGCCGGTTGCGAGCGACCAGTCGCTTGGTTGTCGCTGGACGAAGGGGATAGCGACTCCACACGCTTTCTGACTTACTTGATCGTTGCTTTGCAGACGATTATGGCGAACATTGGAGCAGGGGTGTTGGGTGTGCTCCAAGCCCCTCAACCGCCATCCATCGAAGCGAATCTGACGGCTCTGCTCAATGAAATCACGACCATTCCCCGTGCCGGCAATTTCATCCTCGTCCTTGATGACTACCATGCGATTGATGCCAAATCGATTGACAATGCCCTCATCTTTCTGATTGAGCACTTGCCACCACAGATGCACCTGGTGATTGCCACGCGTGAGGATCCACATCTACCCCTGGCTCGATTACGCGCCCGGGACCAATTGATCGAACTGCGCGCCGCCGACTTGCGTTTTACTTCCATCGAAGCCGCAGGATTTCTCAACCAGGTGATGGGATTAAGTCTCTCGGCAGAAAACATCGCCGCACTGGAAACCCGCACCGAAGGATGGATCGCTGGGTTGCAACTCGCCGCGCTTTCAATGCAGGGACATCAAGACACGACCGGCTTTATCAAGTCGTTCACCGGCAGTCATCGTTTCGTCCTGGATTATTTGCTCGCCGAAGTTCTGCAACGACAATCCGAAAGCGTTCAATTTTTTTTGCTACGCACTTCTATTCTCGACCGGATTTGTGGTTCTCTGTGTGATGCCGTTCTGCGCGACTCGGCTGTTGCCGGGCAAGCCACTCTGGAATATCTTGAGCGCGCCAACTTGTTCATTGTCCCGCTGGATAACGAACGGCATTGGTACCGCTATCATCATCTCTTTGGAGATTTGTTGCGGAAACGGCTGGGATCAAGTCTCGCCCCTGAAGGAAACGCCGAACTGCATATTCGTGCCAGTGAATGGTATGAAAACAACGGACTGGCGTTTGAAGCCTTTCGTCATGCAACTGCCGCCAAGGATGTCGAGCGCGCAACGAGATTGATTGAGGGTGAACGGATGCCGCTTCACTTTCCCGGCGCGGTGAACACAATTTTGGATTGGCTGAATGCACTGCCCAGGCAAGTATTGGATGCAAGACCCGCGTTGTGGTGGCGTTCTGCCGCATTGTCATTGATTGTTGGAATCACCACCGGCGTTCAAGAAAAGTTGCAATCTGCCGAGAACGGATTGCAAGGCGCGGAGCCGACGGACAAGACGCGCAACCTTATCGGGCGGATTGCCACCGCGCGCGCGACGTTAGCGCTGACGCGTTACGAGACTGAAACCATTCTCGTCCAGTCAAAGCGCGCGTTGGAATATCTTGATGCGGACAATTTGTCGGATCGCACTTCGGCGTACTGGACACAGAGTATCGCTTATTTTTTTCAAGGCGAGCGCGCCGCCGCCCGCGACGCGGTGAATAACGCCTTGACGCTCGCACAAGCATCGGCGAGTAACTTTGCGCTACTCTTGGCGACAAGCACTTTAGCCACGCTACAAGAGATCGAAAACGAACTCGCGCGCGCGGCGGAAACGTATCGGCGCGCGCTCCAGCTTGCCGGGAATCCTCCGCTCGCATTCGCTTCTGGCGCGCATCTTGGGCTGGCGCACATTTTTTACGAATGGAACGATTTGGACGCGGCGCAACATCACGGAGAAAACAGTCTCAACCTGGCGCGGCAGTATGACCGGGTGATTGACCGTTTTATTATCAGCCAAGTCTTCCTAGCCCGCTTGAAACTGGCTCAAGGCGATGTGGATGGTGCGGCGGCAATGTTGGCGCAGTCCGAACAATCTGCGCGCCAGGAAAACTTTCTCCTGCGCCTGCCGGAAATCGCTACCGCGCAGGTGCCGGTTCTGCTTCGCCAGGGTCAGGTTGCCACAGCCGCTCAACTGGCTCTGCAATATGAACTCCCGCTCAGCCAGGTACGCGTGCTCATCGCCCAGAACGACCCATCCGCCGCGTTAGCAGTGCTGGAACCATTTCGCCAAAAAATGGAAGCAAAAGGTTGGGCAGATGAACGACTCAGGGCAATGGTGTTGCAGGCGATCGCTCTGTATGCACACGGCGAAAAGGACAAGGCGATGCAAGTTCTGGGCGACGCGCTGGCACTGGCTGAGCCGGGCGGTTTGATTCGTCTCTTTGTGGATGAAGGCGAGCCGATGCGATTGATGATTTTAGATTTTCGAATTTGTATTGAAAAACAATCGCGCGGCGGAGACAATAAACAGGTTGATTACATAGAAAAACTCTTGTCAGCGTTTCCACAACCTGAATCGAAAATCGAAAATCGAAAATCGAAAATTCTTGTAGAGCCATTAAGCGCGCGCGAGTTAGAAGTACTAAAACTGATCGCGCAAGGGCTTTCGAATCGCGAGATTAGCGAGCGACTGTTCCTCGCCTTGAGTACAATCAAAGGGCACAGCCGCATCATCTTCGACAAGCTCCAAGTTCGCAATCGCACCGAAGCGGTCGCGCGCGGACGCGCGCTGGGTCTCTTGTAA